The Chryseobacterium indicum genome contains a region encoding:
- a CDS encoding enolase C-terminal domain-like protein has product MELRFERRPLYLKETFSIAYGNYDKREALLIELSHQNCKGYGECVAIDYYRIDLQSFVLKLKEIQTLIESQKIIHPKYFFTFLLNLNLPPFLLSALDCAYWDLFGKLENKSFIELNHLPSDKLVESSITISVGEIDDQIEKIEKSSWNKFKVKCKGLDKNNVEKLLQLNRNIALDSNASFTDEDCIWLQNNPEVQKFSYLEQPRPINNYKILEKEGFANWMADEDCQNLESLDKLTPYYKSINIKLMKCGGLTPALEMIRKARKLNYKIMIGCMTESTVGISAACNLTGLVDYADLDGANLISNDYTTGSFVKNGKIILSTKSGLGIEIK; this is encoded by the coding sequence ATGGAATTAAGATTCGAACGCAGACCGTTGTATTTAAAAGAAACATTTTCAATTGCTTATGGAAACTATGATAAGAGGGAAGCCTTGCTCATAGAATTATCTCATCAGAATTGCAAAGGTTACGGAGAATGTGTAGCCATCGATTATTACAGGATTGATCTTCAAAGTTTTGTTTTAAAATTAAAAGAAATTCAGACTCTCATTGAAAGTCAGAAGATAATTCATCCGAAATATTTTTTTACATTTTTATTGAATTTAAATCTGCCTCCGTTTTTACTTTCTGCATTGGATTGTGCGTATTGGGATCTTTTCGGTAAACTGGAAAACAAAAGTTTTATTGAATTAAATCATCTTCCGTCAGACAAATTAGTTGAAAGTTCCATTACCATTTCTGTCGGTGAAATCGATGATCAGATTGAAAAAATTGAAAAAAGCTCATGGAATAAATTCAAAGTAAAATGCAAAGGCTTAGATAAAAACAACGTTGAAAAATTGTTACAGTTAAACCGAAATATTGCTTTAGATTCCAATGCAAGTTTTACCGATGAAGATTGCATTTGGCTTCAGAATAATCCTGAAGTTCAAAAATTTTCTTATCTCGAGCAGCCAAGACCAATCAATAATTATAAAATTTTAGAAAAAGAAGGTTTTGCAAACTGGATGGCAGATGAAGATTGTCAGAATTTAGAATCATTAGACAAATTAACTCCCTATTATAAAAGCATCAATATCAAATTAATGAAATGTGGCGGGCTTACTCCTGCATTGGAAATGATCAGAAAAGCCAGAAAACTAAACTACAAAATCATGATTGGCTGTATGACGGAATCTACCGTCGGAATTTCCGCTGCCTGCAATCTAACCGGACTTGTTGATTATGCGGATTTGGACGGAGCGAATTTAATCTCAAATGACTATACGACAGGAAGTTTCGTTAAAAACGGAAAAATTATTTTATCTACAAAATCAGGTTTAGGAATTGAAATTAAATAA